The following proteins come from a genomic window of Nocardioides albertanoniae:
- the rpoB gene encoding DNA-directed RNA polymerase subunit beta, whose product MAARTSSGDSTPRRISFAKISEPLELPKLLALQTDSFDWLIGNERWQEQVATREAAGEDVSHKSGLQEIFEEISPIEDFSETMSLSFESPVFYDPKYTVEECKEKDFTYSAPLYVSAEFTNNDTGEIKGQTVFMGDFPLMTDQGTFVINGTERVVVSQLVRSPGVYFERTADKTSDKDIYTAKLIPSRGAWLEFEIDKRDLVGVRLDRKRKQNVTVLLKALGWTNEQIREEFGEYESMMLTLEKDSTTAQDDALLDIYRKLRPGEPPTREAAQTLLNNYYFNPKRYDTAKVGRYKVNKKLGLTEAFDQQTLTVDDIVATIKYVVALHDGREQLEMPQGMIDIAADDIDHFGNRRMRTVGELIQNQLRTGLARMERVVRERMTTQDVEAITPQSLINIRPVVAALKEFFGTSQLSQFMDQNNPLAGLTHKRRLSALGPGGLSRDRAGMEVRDVHPSHYGRMCPIETPEGPNIGLIGSLASFGRINPFGFVETPYRKVENGVVTDKIDYLTADDEDRYVIAQANAAVDANMKFATERVLVRQRDGEVSELLADEVDYIDVSPRQMVSVATALIPFLEHDDANRALMGANMQRQAVPLVRSDSPLVGTGIEYRAAVDAGDVLVAKKAGVVKEVSSDLIETLNDDGTYTSYKLAKFERSNQGNCVNQQPLVDEGARVEVGSPLADGPATQGAEMALGANLLVAFQSWQGHNYEDAIILSQRLVQQDYLTSIHIEEHEVDARDTKLGPEEITRDIPNVSEEMLADLDERGIIRIGAEVTTGDILVGKVTPKGETELTPEERLLRAIFGEKAREVRDTSMKVPHGEEGTVIGVRVFDREEGDELPPGVNQLVRVYVAQKRKISVGDKLAGRHGNKGVIAKILPVEDMPFMEDGTPVDVLLNPLGVPRRMNIGQVLELHLGWLAQQGWDLNLSDDPESSDWKQRLIKIHADKAEPGTKVATPVFDGAREDEITGLLASTLPNRDGQRVVRTDGKARLFDGRSGEPFPEPVAVGYMYILKLHHLVDDKIHARSTGPYSMITQQPLGGKAQFGGQRFGEMEVWAMEAYGAAYALQELLTIKSDDVPGRVKVYEAIVKGENIPDSGIPESFKVLVKEMQSLCLNVEVLSQDGSAIELRDAEEDVFRAAEELGIDLSRREPSSVEEV is encoded by the coding sequence TTGGCCGCGCGCACCTCGTCGGGTGACTCCACCCCTCGCCGCATCTCTTTCGCAAAGATCTCAGAGCCTCTCGAGCTTCCCAAGCTCCTCGCCCTCCAGACCGACAGCTTCGACTGGCTGATCGGCAACGAGCGCTGGCAGGAGCAGGTTGCCACCCGCGAAGCAGCGGGTGAGGACGTGTCTCACAAGTCCGGTCTACAGGAGATCTTCGAGGAGATCTCCCCGATCGAGGACTTCTCGGAGACGATGTCCCTCTCGTTCGAGAGCCCTGTCTTCTACGACCCCAAGTACACCGTCGAGGAGTGCAAGGAGAAGGACTTCACCTACTCCGCGCCTCTCTACGTCTCGGCGGAGTTCACCAACAACGACACTGGTGAGATCAAGGGCCAGACGGTCTTCATGGGTGACTTCCCGCTCATGACCGACCAGGGCACCTTCGTGATCAACGGCACCGAGCGTGTCGTCGTCTCGCAGCTCGTCCGGTCCCCGGGCGTCTACTTCGAGCGCACCGCCGACAAGACGTCCGACAAGGACATCTACACCGCCAAGCTGATCCCGAGCCGCGGCGCCTGGCTCGAGTTCGAGATCGACAAGCGCGACCTGGTCGGCGTCCGCCTCGACCGCAAGCGCAAGCAGAACGTCACCGTGCTGCTCAAGGCCCTCGGCTGGACCAACGAGCAGATCCGTGAAGAGTTCGGCGAGTACGAGTCGATGATGCTGACCCTGGAGAAGGACAGCACCACCGCGCAGGACGACGCGCTGCTCGACATCTACCGCAAGCTGCGCCCGGGCGAGCCGCCCACGCGTGAGGCCGCGCAGACGCTGCTGAACAACTACTACTTCAACCCGAAGCGCTACGACACCGCCAAGGTCGGTCGCTACAAGGTCAACAAGAAGCTCGGTCTCACCGAGGCTTTCGACCAGCAGACCCTGACCGTCGACGACATCGTCGCCACGATCAAGTACGTCGTCGCGCTGCACGACGGTCGCGAGCAGCTCGAGATGCCGCAGGGCATGATCGACATCGCCGCCGACGACATCGACCACTTCGGCAACCGCCGGATGCGTACGGTCGGTGAGCTGATCCAGAACCAGCTGCGTACCGGCCTTGCTCGTATGGAGCGCGTCGTGCGCGAGCGGATGACGACCCAGGACGTCGAGGCGATCACGCCGCAGTCCCTGATCAACATCCGTCCCGTGGTCGCTGCGCTGAAGGAGTTCTTCGGCACCTCGCAGCTCTCGCAGTTCATGGACCAGAACAACCCGCTCGCCGGCCTGACGCACAAGCGTCGTCTGTCCGCGCTGGGCCCGGGTGGTCTCTCCCGTGACCGCGCCGGCATGGAGGTCCGAGACGTCCACCCGTCGCACTACGGCCGGATGTGCCCGATCGAGACCCCTGAAGGTCCCAACATCGGTCTGATCGGTTCGCTGGCATCCTTCGGTCGGATCAACCCGTTCGGTTTCGTCGAGACGCCCTACCGCAAGGTGGAGAACGGTGTCGTCACCGACAAGATCGACTACCTGACCGCCGACGACGAGGACCGCTACGTCATCGCGCAGGCCAACGCGGCCGTCGACGCCAACATGAAGTTCGCCACCGAGCGCGTGCTGGTCCGCCAGCGCGACGGTGAGGTCTCCGAGCTCCTGGCCGACGAGGTCGACTACATCGACGTCTCGCCGCGCCAGATGGTCTCGGTCGCGACCGCGCTGATCCCGTTCCTCGAGCACGACGACGCCAACCGTGCGCTCATGGGCGCCAACATGCAGCGTCAGGCCGTTCCGCTGGTGCGCAGCGACTCGCCGCTGGTCGGCACGGGCATCGAGTACCGCGCCGCTGTCGACGCCGGTGACGTGCTCGTCGCCAAGAAGGCCGGTGTGGTCAAGGAGGTCTCCTCCGACCTGATCGAGACCCTCAACGACGACGGCACCTACACCAGCTACAAGCTGGCGAAGTTCGAGCGCTCCAACCAGGGCAACTGCGTCAACCAGCAGCCGCTGGTCGACGAGGGCGCCCGGGTCGAGGTCGGCTCGCCGCTGGCCGACGGCCCGGCGACCCAGGGTGCCGAGATGGCGCTGGGTGCCAACCTCCTGGTCGCCTTCCAGTCGTGGCAGGGCCACAACTACGAGGACGCGATCATCCTCTCCCAGCGTCTGGTGCAGCAGGACTACCTCACCTCGATCCACATCGAGGAGCACGAGGTCGACGCTCGCGACACCAAGCTGGGCCCGGAGGAGATCACCCGGGACATCCCGAACGTCTCCGAGGAGATGCTGGCCGACCTCGACGAGCGCGGGATCATCCGCATCGGCGCCGAGGTCACCACCGGTGACATCCTGGTCGGCAAGGTGACGCCGAAGGGCGAGACCGAGCTGACCCCGGAGGAGCGGCTGCTCCGCGCGATCTTCGGCGAGAAGGCGCGCGAGGTCCGCGACACCTCGATGAAGGTCCCGCACGGCGAGGAGGGCACCGTCATCGGTGTCCGCGTCTTCGACCGTGAGGAGGGCGACGAGCTGCCCCCGGGCGTGAACCAGCTGGTTCGTGTCTACGTGGCGCAGAAGCGCAAGATCTCCGTCGGTGACAAGCTTGCCGGCCGCCACGGCAACAAGGGCGTCATCGCGAAGATCCTGCCGGTCGAGGACATGCCGTTCATGGAGGACGGCACTCCGGTCGACGTCCTGCTGAACCCGCTCGGTGTCCCGCGTCGTATGAACATCGGACAGGTGCTGGAGCTCCACCTCGGCTGGCTCGCCCAGCAGGGTTGGGACCTCAACCTCTCCGACGACCCGGAGAGCTCCGACTGGAAGCAGCGCCTGATCAAGATCCACGCCGACAAGGCGGAGCCGGGCACCAAGGTGGCCACTCCTGTCTTCGACGGTGCGCGTGAGGACGAGATCACCGGTCTGCTCGCCTCGACCCTCCCCAACCGGGACGGTCAGCGTGTGGTCCGCACCGACGGCAAGGCCCGCCTCTTCGACGGTCGCTCCGGCGAGCCGTTCCCGGAGCCGGTCGCCGTGGGTTACATGTACATCCTCAAGCTGCACCACCTGGTCGACGACAAGATCCACGCGCGTTCGACGGGTCCGTACTCGATGATCACCCAGCAGCCGCTCGGCGGTAAGGCCCAGTTCGGTGGCCAGCGCTTCGGTGAGATGGAGGTCTGGGCGATGGAGGCGTACGGCGCCGCCTACGCCCTGCAGGAGCTCCTGACCATCAAGTCGGACGACGTGCCTGGTCGCGTGAAGGTCTACGAGGCGATCGTCAAGGGCGAGAACATCCCCGACTCGGGCATCCCGGAGTCGTTCAAGGTGCTCGTCAAGGAGATGCAGTCGCTGTGCCTGAACGTCGAGGTTCTGAGCCA
- a CDS encoding J domain-containing protein, with product MTSPTWYDLLDVEPDAATSDIRAAWKSAIADLDPTDRRFRRLNDAAAVLLDEDKRAAYDAELAEREDAAADEVTEDDSEDAAPEDTEAAAEEADEEAEVAPVATAADGEPDDDADDTDDAADAAGDADDDTDAADEKASSGRTLPLLPVWALVAAGALALAAVIAAGVVFFGQPKVTTVANNNVTKSTAEGAVGKEITRNHKLLVEEEGGDALAAAKKSVVPLLSYDYSKMDESKSKAHAVITKNYREDYDRLFAVLVDNVPETKTVVKTLAPVDAGVIRVSEDTVQVLVLVDRQVTNAQRSTPIGYQEYAMLTMAKSDDGWLVDKVETQPSQK from the coding sequence ATGACGAGCCCGACCTGGTACGACCTGCTCGACGTCGAGCCCGACGCCGCCACCAGCGACATCCGCGCGGCGTGGAAGTCGGCGATCGCCGACCTCGATCCGACCGACCGTCGTTTCCGCCGGCTCAACGACGCTGCCGCGGTGCTCCTCGACGAGGACAAGCGCGCGGCGTACGACGCCGAGCTGGCCGAGCGTGAGGACGCAGCAGCCGACGAGGTGACTGAGGACGACTCCGAGGACGCCGCGCCCGAGGATACCGAGGCAGCCGCCGAAGAGGCCGACGAAGAAGCCGAGGTGGCACCGGTCGCCACCGCAGCCGACGGTGAGCCCGACGACGATGCCGATGACACGGACGACGCCGCCGACGCGGCTGGTGACGCCGACGACGACACCGACGCCGCCGACGAGAAGGCGTCGAGCGGCCGTACGCTTCCGCTGCTCCCGGTCTGGGCGCTGGTCGCCGCCGGAGCGCTCGCGCTGGCCGCGGTGATCGCCGCCGGCGTGGTGTTCTTCGGTCAGCCGAAGGTGACCACCGTCGCCAACAACAATGTCACGAAGAGCACGGCCGAGGGAGCGGTGGGCAAGGAGATCACCCGCAACCACAAGCTGCTCGTCGAGGAGGAGGGCGGCGACGCCCTCGCCGCCGCGAAGAAGTCGGTGGTGCCGCTGCTGTCCTACGACTACAGCAAGATGGACGAGTCGAAGAGCAAGGCTCACGCGGTGATCACGAAGAACTACCGCGAAGACTACGACCGGCTCTTCGCCGTGCTCGTCGACAACGTCCCCGAGACGAAGACCGTCGTGAAGACGCTCGCCCCGGTCGACGCCGGCGTCATCCGCGTCTCGGAGGACACCGTGCAGGTGCTGGTGCTGGTCGACCGCCAGGTCACCAACGCCCAGCGGAGCACGCCGATCGGCTACCAGGAGTACGCGATGCTCACCATGGCGAAGAGCGACGACGGGTGGCTGGTCGACAAGGTCGAGACGCAGCCCAGCCAGAAGTAG